The genomic interval CAACATACCATTTCATATTGTTTATGTGAATTGTAAAATGAAACGCGTGGCTGATACAGAGTACCGCCTCCTTGCGCACCTTGCAAATCTGCTCGGAAAAACCGTACCGCCCACAGGCTTGCCCACAGATCAGGTATATAAGATATTTTACAGCGCGCTTGATGAGCGTGAAGGCGTGGTTATATTTATCATTGACGAAATAGACGCGCTTATTAAAAAAGTCGGTGACGAACTGCTTTACAATTTTACAAGAATGAATCAAGATATAAAAAATGTAAAGGTGTCTATAATCGGTATTTCAAACGACATTGCATTTACAGAAAATCTTGATGCGCGTGTCCGATCATCCCTTTCAGAAGAGGAACTTCTCTTTCCACCATATAACGCACTTCAGCTTCAAAGAATACTTTCAGAGCGCGCAAGCATAGCATTCAATAAATCAAAAGTATCCGATGGCGTGATTTCAAAATGTGCGGCTCTTGCAGCCCAGGAACATGGCGATGCAAGGCGCGCATTGGATTTATTGAGGGTTGCAGGAGAGCTTGCAGAGCGTGAAAACGCGCCAATGGTTGAGGAAAAGCATGTTGATGCCGCAGAATCAAAGGTTGACCTGGACCGGGTAATAGAAACAGTAAAAATGCAGCCCAAACAGTCAAAAGCAATACTTTACAGCATAATTTATCTTACGCGCGGTGATGAAAAGACCTGCCTTTCAGGCGATGTTTATGAGGAATATGTGCGCATCACAAAGGTCCTTGGCCTTAAGCCCCTGACACAGAGGCGTGTTTCTGACATAATTTCAGAGCTTGACATAATGGGTGTAATAACGTCAAAAGTCATAAGCAAGGGGAGGTATGGGAGAATGCGTGATATTGGCCTTGCTATATCGACGGAGATTTACCAAAAACTGCTGAATTTTTTAAAGAGCGATTTTGGATTTGATTAAGACCTGGTGGCGTTATGACTGAAAAACAAAAAAAGTTTTACCTTCTTGATATGGGGTGTGGTGACAATCCCTACGATGAGAAAGGCAAAAACAACAATAGGTATCGATTCTTTACAATATCCGCTTAAACGAGCTAAAACCAACGGGCATGAGGTACTTATGTGTGAGGCAGAACATCTTCCATTCAAGGAAGGTGTATTTGAAAAAGTAGTGGGAAGACGAGCGTTTGGATTTATGGATGATTATCTTAACAAAGCAGTTGATGAGGCTATGCGTGTCCATAAAAACGGCGGTTCTGTT from Nanoarchaeota archaeon carries:
- a CDS encoding class I SAM-dependent methyltransferase, translated to MRKAKTTIGIDSLQYPLKRAKTNGHEVLMCEAEHLPFKEGVFEKVVGRRAFGFMDDYLNKAVDEAMRVHKNGGSVVIDDDKQVVSNIEKHIKAEGYTPRKMMNYLLKKNKNTKKYVRKRGEIIIE
- a CDS encoding ORC1-type DNA replication protein, translating into MQMAQTTIQQIFSNYMTKQPLFLDKRALTTSYTPENVPHREEQISQLASIVTPVLKKERPSNVFIYGPTGSGKTLVTQYVASELKTAAKNNNIPFHIVYVNCKMKRVADTEYRLLAHLANLLGKTVPPTGLPTDQVYKIFYSALDEREGVVIFIIDEIDALIKKVGDELLYNFTRMNQDIKNVKVSIIGISNDIAFTENLDARVRSSLSEEELLFPPYNALQLQRILSERASIAFNKSKVSDGVISKCAALAAQEHGDARRALDLLRVAGELAERENAPMVEEKHVDAAESKVDLDRVIETVKMQPKQSKAILYSIIYLTRGDEKTCLSGDVYEEYVRITKVLGLKPLTQRRVSDIISELDIMGVITSKVISKGRYGRMRDIGLAISTEIYQKLLNFLKSDFGFD